Proteins encoded in a region of the Armatimonadota bacterium genome:
- a CDS encoding NADP oxidoreductase: MAQTITIDPVTRIEGHAKITIQLDDQGIVRDARIHITQFRGFEKLCEGRRFSEMPALTARICGICPVSHLVASGKACDALLAVGIPETAEKLRRIFNLAQLVQSHALSFFHLSSPDLLLGMDADPAVRNIVGVVQANPQMARDGIRLRQIGQQMIEWLAGKRIHPSWIVPGGVAQPLSAEKREQMLASIPEAIDITQRAIAWFKSILHQFSEEIQTFANFPSLFLGLVTDTGALEHYDGVLRVVDSAGNVIADKIDPNDYQDYIGEAVEPWTYLKFPYYKPIGYPEGVYRVGPLARLNLIDRCGTPRADEAWAEFRTLERGAVLSSFHYHYARLIEILYGLERIQQLLHEPDILDTRVQAIAGPNRSEGIGVAEAPRGTLIHHYRIDKDGLITWANLIIATGHNNLAMNRGILQAAKHFVKGEHIQEGMLNRVEAVIRCFDPCLSCSTHAVGQMPLHIQLLSPSGEVLDEVRR, from the coding sequence ATGGCACAAACGATTACCATAGACCCTGTCACGCGCATCGAGGGGCATGCCAAAATCACCATCCAGCTGGATGACCAGGGTATCGTGCGCGATGCGCGTATCCATATTACCCAGTTTCGCGGTTTCGAGAAGCTGTGCGAGGGACGGCGATTCAGCGAGATGCCTGCGCTCACTGCGCGCATCTGCGGGATATGCCCCGTCAGCCACCTTGTCGCTTCTGGCAAGGCATGTGACGCGCTGCTAGCGGTGGGCATCCCCGAAACGGCGGAGAAGCTGCGGCGAATCTTCAACCTGGCACAACTGGTACAATCGCATGCGCTCAGCTTCTTCCATCTCTCCTCGCCGGACCTCCTGCTGGGCATGGATGCCGACCCTGCCGTGCGCAACATCGTGGGTGTTGTTCAGGCGAACCCGCAAATGGCCCGCGATGGTATCCGTCTGCGCCAGATTGGTCAGCAGATGATTGAGTGGCTGGCAGGCAAGCGCATTCATCCTTCGTGGATTGTGCCAGGCGGGGTGGCGCAACCGCTCAGCGCAGAAAAGCGCGAGCAGATGCTGGCGAGCATTCCGGAAGCTATCGATATCACCCAGCGCGCTATCGCCTGGTTCAAAAGCATCCTCCATCAGTTCAGCGAGGAGATACAGACCTTTGCGAACTTCCCATCACTGTTCCTAGGCCTGGTCACCGATACGGGTGCGCTGGAGCACTACGACGGTGTACTGCGCGTGGTGGATTCCGCAGGCAACGTCATCGCCGACAAGATTGACCCCAACGATTATCAGGACTATATCGGCGAGGCGGTGGAGCCGTGGACCTATCTGAAGTTCCCCTACTACAAGCCGATTGGCTACCCGGAGGGGGTGTATCGGGTGGGTCCGCTGGCAAGGTTGAATCTGATAGACCGGTGTGGTACGCCGCGTGCCGATGAGGCGTGGGCGGAGTTCCGCACACTGGAACGAGGCGCGGTGCTCAGCTCTTTTCATTACCACTATGCCCGCCTCATTGAGATACTGTACGGGCTGGAGCGCATCCAGCAGTTGCTCCACGAGCCCGATATTCTGGATACGCGCGTGCAGGCAATAGCGGGTCCCAACCGCAGCGAGGGCATCGGTGTGGCGGAAGCGCCCCGCGGCACGCTCATCCACCACTATCGTATCGACAAGGATGGGTTGATTACCTGGGCGAACCTGATTATCGCCACCGGACACAACAACCTCGCGATGAACAGGGGCATCTTGCAGGCGGCGAAACACTTCGTGAAAGGCGAGCACATTCAAGAGGGAATGCTCAACCGTGTAGAGGCGGTCATCCGCTGCTTTGATCCCTGCTTGAGCTGCTCGACGCACGCTGTGGGGCAGATGCCACTGCACATCCAACTGCTTTCGCCCTCTGGCGAGGTACTGGATGAGGTGAGGCGGTAA
- a CDS encoding hydrogenase maturation protease produces MASPILVIGYGNTLRQDDGFGWRVAERLIQEPVEGVQVIACHQLTPELAEPLSRCRIAVFVDAREGEPVGKMEWETVTTPPSPNASFTHSAGPAELCLLAQVLYGSAPAQAYLLTVRSMYFEHDDQLSPEVEKAVQQAAAAIKRFAYGHKLQ; encoded by the coding sequence ATGGCTTCGCCCATCCTGGTCATTGGCTACGGGAACACCCTTCGGCAGGACGACGGCTTCGGCTGGCGGGTCGCGGAGCGCCTGATCCAGGAACCTGTGGAAGGTGTACAGGTGATCGCCTGTCACCAGCTCACCCCCGAGCTTGCCGAGCCGCTCAGCCGGTGCCGCATCGCCGTTTTCGTCGATGCGCGGGAGGGGGAGCCGGTGGGAAAAATGGAGTGGGAAACCGTTACTACTCCCCCCTCGCCAAACGCTTCTTTCACTCATTCAGCAGGTCCCGCCGAGCTGTGTCTTTTGGCGCAGGTGCTTTACGGCTCGGCTCCGGCGCAGGCGTATTTGCTCACTGTGCGAAGCATGTATTTCGAACATGACGACCAGCTGTCGCCCGAGGTGGAAAAGGCTGTGCAACAGGCGGCAGCTGCTATCAAACGCTTTGCCTATGGTCACAAGCTGCAGTAA
- a CDS encoding MFS transporter, with the protein MKTLPRSVVFVVLLGLVSLCADMTYEGARSITGPFLGALGASGAVVGFVSGLGELVGYVLRLASGYLSDRTRRYWLLTFTGYTVNLLAVPLLALTGHWLLASLLIVVERLGKAIRTPARDAMLSHATKQMGHGWGFGLHEAMDQIGAVLGPLIVFITLSIRNDYRLGFAVLLVPALLALIALGIARWQFPRPQDLETKAVTLQTRGFTPTYWLYLGAVGLVAAGYADFPLMAYHFGKTGLVSSSRIALFYALAMGVDAIGALVLGRLFDRIGFGTLILATVISAGFAPLAFLGGFGGAVTGAILWGIGMSAQESVMRAAVARLVPSERRGTGYGVFHTGYGLAWFLGSALMGWLYDRSVIGLVAFSVLAQMAALMVFILLARAHNRHLA; encoded by the coding sequence ATGAAAACGCTGCCGCGTTCTGTGGTTTTCGTTGTGCTGCTGGGTCTGGTGAGCCTCTGTGCAGACATGACCTACGAAGGCGCGCGCAGTATCACCGGTCCTTTTCTGGGCGCGCTGGGCGCGAGCGGAGCGGTGGTGGGCTTCGTATCGGGATTGGGTGAGCTGGTCGGCTATGTGCTGCGTCTTGCCTCCGGCTACCTCAGCGACCGCACGCGTCGCTACTGGCTGCTTACTTTCACCGGCTATACGGTGAACCTGCTGGCGGTTCCTCTGCTTGCGCTGACGGGGCACTGGCTGCTGGCGTCCTTGCTGATTGTGGTGGAACGTCTCGGCAAAGCCATCCGCACCCCAGCCCGCGACGCGATGCTCTCGCACGCTACCAAACAGATGGGGCACGGCTGGGGTTTTGGTCTGCACGAGGCGATGGACCAGATAGGCGCGGTGCTGGGTCCGCTGATTGTTTTCATCACCCTCTCCATCCGCAACGACTACCGACTGGGTTTCGCTGTACTGCTGGTGCCTGCGTTGCTGGCGTTGATAGCTCTGGGCATTGCACGATGGCAGTTCCCCCGTCCGCAGGATTTGGAGACGAAAGCGGTTACCCTGCAAACGCGAGGTTTTACCCCAACCTACTGGCTGTATCTGGGCGCGGTGGGGTTGGTAGCAGCTGGCTACGCTGACTTCCCGCTGATGGCGTACCACTTTGGCAAAACGGGGCTGGTCTCTTCCAGCCGCATCGCCCTGTTCTATGCGCTGGCGATGGGGGTGGACGCTATCGGTGCGCTTGTGCTGGGGCGACTGTTTGACCGAATCGGCTTCGGCACGCTCATTCTGGCGACGGTGATTTCCGCAGGCTTCGCGCCGCTGGCGTTCCTGGGCGGGTTTGGGGGAGCGGTTACCGGGGCGATATTGTGGGGCATTGGCATGAGCGCACAGGAGTCGGTAATGCGCGCGGCGGTAGCACGCCTTGTCCCCTCCGAACGCCGTGGCACGGGCTACGGTGTGTTCCATACCGGCTATGGGTTGGCATGGTTCTTGGGTAGCGCGTTGATGGGGTGGCTGTACGACCGTTCGGTGATAGGGCTGGTGGCGTTTTCGGTGCTGGCGCAGATGGCGGCGCTGATGGTGTTCATCCTGCTGGCGCGCGCACACAATCGGCATCTGGCGTGA
- the ytcD gene encoding universal stress protein → MYSRILVGFDGSEGAERALNAGLALAKALEAELHVIMVEEDLPKYAATIGEYEEVKQQRDAYFAQLERQVRLAAQLADVPVYTHIVAGHEVWSIVDFVKHYQVDLVVIGHQGHSTLHERVFGSTASSIVAHVSCHVLVAK, encoded by the coding sequence ATGTATTCCCGCATTCTGGTCGGATTCGACGGCTCAGAGGGCGCGGAGCGCGCGCTTAACGCTGGGCTCGCGCTGGCGAAAGCACTCGAAGCCGAACTGCATGTGATTATGGTAGAGGAAGACCTGCCGAAATACGCCGCCACCATCGGCGAATACGAGGAGGTCAAACAACAGCGCGATGCCTACTTCGCCCAGCTGGAAAGACAGGTGCGCCTCGCCGCGCAGCTGGCGGATGTGCCCGTGTACACACATATTGTTGCCGGACACGAAGTATGGTCTATTGTGGACTTCGTGAAGCATTATCAGGTAGACCTGGTGGTCATTGGGCACCAGGGACATTCCACTCTACACGAAAGGGTGTTCGGCAGCACTGCTTCGTCTATCGTGGCGCATGTGTCCTGTCATGTGCTGGTGGCTAAATAG
- a CDS encoding potassium transporter Kef has product METMNVWWTAFIWMALALAASLVSVRLALSVALAEILFGVLGGNILHIQPNEWINFLAGLGGILLTFLAGAETDWYALCSEWKGALTLGLLSFLTALVAELLLVRLMMEWTWQASLITGIALAPTSIAIVYTVLMDTGMNRAPLGRRILVACFMSNLAAMLLLGLAFTKPGIWLAVYLAATAVAVCTAPLMSSSFFRRVSAHISQPRTKYLLLLLLFFSSLSDLADTQALLAAYLLGLSLSAVFSVHRESLHQLRALAFAVFTPFYFLRAGAYVQASIFRNSLMVILLLLGIRILSKTAISYLVCRQLKMSHTEATYTSLVMSTGLTFDIIAAVFGLSHGYLSSSQYTLLVAVTIGSALVPTLIAQSFFKPLVKEETLSHSEVQKQVSLAHTEEG; this is encoded by the coding sequence ATGGAGACAATGAACGTCTGGTGGACAGCGTTTATCTGGATGGCTCTGGCACTTGCCGCGTCGCTGGTTTCCGTACGGCTGGCGCTGAGTGTTGCTCTGGCGGAAATCCTGTTCGGCGTGCTGGGAGGTAACATATTGCACATCCAGCCCAACGAGTGGATTAACTTTCTGGCGGGGCTGGGTGGCATACTGCTTACCTTTTTGGCAGGCGCGGAAACCGATTGGTACGCACTATGCAGCGAATGGAAAGGGGCGCTTACACTTGGATTGCTATCGTTCCTGACTGCACTTGTTGCCGAACTGTTACTGGTTCGGCTGATGATGGAGTGGACATGGCAAGCCTCGCTAATCACCGGCATCGCGCTGGCTCCAACCTCTATCGCTATCGTGTACACAGTGTTGATGGACACTGGCATGAACCGTGCGCCTCTGGGCAGACGGATATTGGTCGCCTGTTTCATGTCTAATCTGGCTGCAATGCTATTGTTGGGACTGGCTTTTACAAAGCCAGGCATCTGGTTGGCGGTATATCTGGCGGCTACCGCCGTTGCGGTTTGTACGGCGCCTTTAATGAGCTCTTCCTTCTTTCGGAGAGTTAGCGCACATATTAGCCAACCACGAACAAAGTACCTGCTTTTGCTACTTCTCTTCTTCAGTAGCCTGAGCGATCTTGCTGATACACAGGCGCTGCTAGCGGCGTACCTGCTGGGTCTATCGCTATCTGCAGTGTTCTCAGTACACCGCGAATCGCTACACCAGCTACGTGCTCTGGCATTTGCTGTCTTCACGCCTTTCTATTTCCTGCGTGCAGGCGCCTATGTGCAAGCTTCTATCTTCCGGAATAGTCTGATGGTTATCCTGTTGTTACTCGGCATCCGCATACTGAGCAAAACAGCCATATCTTACCTCGTTTGCCGACAGTTGAAGATGTCACACACCGAAGCCACGTATACCTCGCTGGTGATGAGCACAGGTTTGACCTTCGACATCATTGCTGCTGTCTTCGGCTTGTCGCACGGCTACCTGTCCTCTTCTCAGTATACTTTACTGGTCGCTGTGACCATAGGCAGTGCGCTGGTTCCCACTCTCATCGCACAGAGCTTCTTCAAGCCATTGGTGAAGGAAGAGACTTTGTCGCACTCAGAGGTGCAGAAGCAGGTGAGTCTGGCTCACACTGAGGAGGGATAA
- a CDS encoding pyruvate ferredoxin oxidoreductase, which yields MEGSRTDFVVRLAGESGEGVLSLGEMLTTALARLGYEVYTFRTYPAEIKGGTVLYQVRVADHVLLSYGSRVDVFVALNEEGYRDNIGSLRPGGVLIYDSDSVSVPDLPNTCVIPIPIGTIAKKEIGSVLTKNVIALGAVLRYIGAPVEAGEQIAEQTFKRKGEEVVQKNFQALHAGYNYVSQYTDCLKPLLGGIEKVNPDRLIINGNEALALGAIHGGLAFYAGYPITPATDIMEALAPVLPRFGGVVIQAEDEIAALGTVLGAAYAGKRAMTATSGPGFSLMVEQINLAAQAEIPAVIVDVQRGGASTGLPTKTAQGDLNIALYGVHNESPRVVMAPTSVEDCFYLIQHALNIAERYQLPVIVLSDQSLGHRRCTIPKPDLALVPRWERVVPEPGTNGDYARYAITETGISPMAIPGMPGLAYTATGIEHNEFGDPTYTPENLQAMKSKRFRKLQHLGEQYAEQFVRIWGDPEGAEVGIIGWGSTEGVIREAMQLAEREGVKAAALYPKMLMPLPVKIIEEFASKVKKVLVPEKNFTGEFAAYLRSQTNIHPISYAKDTGLPFDPEEVKDEIIRIART from the coding sequence ATGGAAGGCTCGCGGACAGACTTCGTGGTGCGCCTGGCGGGAGAATCTGGTGAAGGGGTGCTGAGCCTTGGGGAAATGCTGACAACGGCGTTGGCAAGGTTAGGCTACGAGGTATATACCTTCCGCACCTATCCCGCAGAAATCAAAGGGGGCACCGTTCTGTACCAGGTACGTGTAGCAGACCACGTGCTTCTTTCATACGGTAGTCGCGTAGACGTTTTTGTTGCACTTAACGAAGAAGGGTATCGGGATAATATCGGCTCCCTGCGTCCAGGGGGCGTGTTGATTTATGACAGCGACAGCGTGTCCGTCCCCGATTTACCCAACACCTGCGTTATCCCCATCCCTATCGGCACGATAGCCAAGAAAGAGATTGGCTCGGTACTGACCAAGAACGTGATAGCTCTGGGAGCAGTTCTGCGCTACATCGGCGCACCAGTAGAAGCCGGAGAACAAATCGCCGAGCAGACCTTTAAGCGTAAGGGCGAGGAGGTCGTGCAAAAAAACTTTCAGGCGCTGCACGCAGGCTACAACTACGTTTCGCAGTACACAGATTGCCTCAAGCCCCTGCTTGGTGGAATAGAAAAGGTCAATCCCGACCGCCTCATCATCAACGGCAACGAGGCGCTGGCGCTTGGGGCGATACATGGTGGGTTGGCTTTCTATGCAGGCTATCCGATTACTCCCGCTACCGACATCATGGAGGCACTCGCCCCCGTGTTGCCTCGTTTTGGAGGGGTGGTTATACAGGCGGAGGATGAAATCGCCGCACTCGGTACGGTGCTGGGCGCGGCATACGCAGGCAAACGGGCGATGACCGCCACATCCGGTCCCGGTTTCTCGCTAATGGTGGAACAAATCAACCTGGCGGCGCAGGCGGAGATTCCAGCGGTCATCGTGGACGTGCAGCGCGGTGGGGCAAGCACCGGATTGCCCACTAAGACCGCACAGGGCGACCTGAATATCGCCCTCTACGGAGTGCACAACGAATCCCCACGTGTGGTGATGGCGCCCACCAGTGTGGAAGATTGCTTCTACCTCATCCAGCACGCGCTGAACATCGCCGAGCGGTACCAGCTGCCGGTGATTGTGCTCTCTGACCAATCATTGGGACACCGGCGTTGCACCATTCCCAAGCCCGATTTGGCGCTGGTGCCTCGCTGGGAACGTGTCGTCCCTGAACCCGGCACCAACGGCGATTACGCCCGCTACGCTATCACCGAGACAGGCATCTCCCCGATGGCAATACCGGGGATGCCCGGGCTGGCTTACACCGCTACTGGCATCGAGCACAACGAGTTCGGCGACCCCACCTACACACCAGAAAACCTGCAGGCGATGAAGTCCAAGCGATTCCGCAAGCTGCAACACCTGGGGGAGCAATACGCTGAACAGTTCGTGCGCATCTGGGGCGACCCTGAGGGCGCGGAAGTAGGCATTATCGGTTGGGGCTCTACGGAAGGCGTCATTCGCGAGGCGATGCAACTGGCAGAGCGAGAAGGCGTTAAAGCCGCAGCGCTTTACCCCAAGATGCTGATGCCACTGCCGGTGAAGATAATAGAAGAGTTCGCCAGCAAGGTGAAAAAGGTGTTGGTGCCGGAGAAGAACTTCACCGGCGAGTTCGCTGCCTATCTGCGCTCGCAGACGAACATCCATCCTATCTCCTACGCAAAGGATACGGGGTTGCCTTTTGACCCTGAAGAAGTGAAGGACGAGATCATCCGCATTGCCCGGACGTGA
- a CDS encoding 2-oxoglutarate synthase → MAETHTLETQPIQRQPKDYRSDLEPIWCPGCGDYGVLNALFKAMSQLNLDPDKTVLVSGIGCSSRLPGFVVTYGFHGVHGRVLPVATGIKLARPDLTVIGVGGDGDGYSIGLGHFPHAARRNIDITYIVMNNQIYGLTKGQTSPTSSTGFQTKTTPFGNVEGSLNPLQIAIVSGATFVARGYSSMPNQLAKIIAEAIKHPGFALVDVFSPCVTFNKVQTYDYYKGKVYEIPDTHDPTDKFAALRLAEEDGVFPVGILYRVDRPTLDEQIAAIKQQAYTESPSVEQLFKRYQ, encoded by the coding sequence ATGGCAGAAACCCACACTTTAGAGACCCAGCCCATTCAGCGGCAGCCGAAGGATTACAGAAGCGACCTGGAGCCAATCTGGTGCCCAGGCTGCGGCGACTACGGCGTGTTGAACGCGCTGTTCAAAGCCATGAGCCAGCTGAACCTGGACCCTGACAAGACGGTGCTGGTATCCGGTATCGGATGCTCCAGCCGATTGCCGGGCTTCGTGGTAACGTACGGCTTTCACGGTGTGCATGGGCGCGTGCTGCCGGTGGCAACGGGTATCAAACTAGCACGCCCGGACCTGACGGTCATCGGCGTAGGAGGCGACGGCGACGGCTACTCCATCGGGTTAGGTCACTTCCCACACGCCGCGCGACGCAATATCGACATCACCTACATCGTGATGAACAACCAGATTTACGGCTTGACCAAAGGACAAACCTCGCCGACCAGCTCCACCGGCTTCCAGACAAAGACTACCCCCTTCGGCAATGTGGAAGGCTCCCTGAACCCCCTGCAGATTGCCATCGTATCGGGGGCAACCTTTGTAGCACGAGGCTATTCCAGTATGCCTAATCAGCTGGCGAAGATTATCGCCGAAGCGATTAAGCACCCGGGCTTCGCGCTGGTGGACGTGTTCAGCCCCTGCGTCACCTTCAACAAGGTGCAGACCTACGACTACTATAAGGGCAAAGTTTACGAGATACCCGATACGCATGACCCGACGGACAAGTTCGCCGCCCTACGCCTGGCAGAAGAGGACGGAGTGTTCCCTGTCGGCATCCTGTACCGGGTAGACCGCCCTACGCTGGATGAACAGATAGCAGCGATCAAGCAACAGGCGTACACCGAGAGCCCTAGCGTGGAGCAGCTGTTCAAGCGGTATCAGTAA
- the rpsO gene encoding 30S ribosomal protein S15: MPLTKEQKAEIIKKYQRFEGDTGSPEVQVALLTARINLLTEHLRQHKHDYHTRRGLMMLVGERKRLLDYLARQDIQRYRALVNSLGIRSKQ; the protein is encoded by the coding sequence ATGCCGCTGACCAAAGAGCAGAAAGCCGAGATTATCAAGAAATACCAGCGCTTCGAGGGCGACACCGGTTCGCCTGAAGTGCAGGTGGCTTTGCTGACTGCGCGCATCAATCTGCTCACCGAGCACTTGCGCCAGCATAAACACGACTACCACACCCGGCGCGGGCTGATGATGCTGGTTGGTGAGCGCAAACGATTGCTCGACTATCTGGCTCGGCAGGATATCCAGCGCTACCGCGCGCTGGTCAACTCACTGGGCATCCGCAGCAAGCAGTAG
- the pnp gene encoding polyribonucleotide nucleotidyltransferase: protein MIHTVEVEVAGQLIQIETGRVAKQANGAVLVRSGDTIVLCTATMSREARTDIDFFPLVVDYEERKYSVGKIPGGFIKRGGRPSDKAVLTSRLIDRPLRPLFPSGMRNEVQVIAMPLSVDNEHLPDVLSIIGASAALTVSNIPFNGPVGAVRIGKVNGEFIINPSFDQVENGDLDLVVAGTKDYIVMVEAGANEISESEILEALDLAHEHIKPICAIQEELAAKVGTVKAEVPIYTVPENILTRVREQFAEQVLQAIQQPDKSAREEAIELLKEEIVQALLPEYPEQETDLREAADKVVKEQVRRLIIEHKVRPDGRKYDEIRPISCMVGLLPRVHGSALFTRGQTQVLTSVTLGPLEEAQIIDTLEEDGFKRYMHFYNFPPYSVGETRPLRGPGRREIGHGALAERALRPMIPPEEEFPYAILLTSEVLESNGSTSMASVCGSTLALMDAGVQIKAPVAGVAMGLMTQGDDWVVLSDIQGMEDFSGDMDFKVAGTAKGITALQLDTKISGIPRPVFERALEQARQGRLYILEKMLETIDKPRDHISPYAPRIIVMEIHPDKIGDVIGPGGRIIKKILADTGTRIQIEQDGRVYIAADDEESGERARKMIEDLTRDVVVGETFLGKVTRTSSLGVFVEILPGKEGLVPLSQLSEQRVRRADELVKVGDEILVKVVEIDNLGRINLSARGLHNVFSGQSSSPAQTSAPRTGGGHEPPGYGRGGDVRRHRGDDDTPRARFRPKR from the coding sequence ATGATACACACCGTCGAAGTGGAAGTCGCCGGTCAACTCATCCAGATTGAGACCGGCCGTGTCGCCAAGCAAGCAAATGGTGCCGTTCTCGTGCGTTCGGGCGACACCATCGTATTGTGCACCGCCACCATGAGCAGGGAAGCACGCACCGATATCGATTTCTTCCCACTGGTGGTGGACTACGAAGAGCGTAAGTATTCCGTCGGGAAGATACCGGGCGGGTTTATCAAGCGGGGGGGACGCCCCAGCGACAAAGCAGTGCTGACTTCCCGCCTCATCGACCGCCCCCTGCGCCCCCTGTTCCCCAGCGGGATGCGCAACGAGGTACAGGTCATCGCCATGCCGCTGTCGGTAGACAACGAGCATCTGCCCGACGTGCTCTCCATCATCGGCGCGTCCGCCGCGCTGACCGTTTCGAACATCCCGTTTAACGGTCCCGTCGGCGCGGTACGCATCGGCAAGGTGAACGGGGAGTTTATCATCAACCCCTCGTTTGACCAGGTGGAAAACGGCGACCTGGACCTGGTGGTCGCGGGCACGAAAGACTACATCGTGATGGTCGAGGCTGGTGCAAACGAAATCAGCGAGTCGGAAATCCTCGAAGCACTGGACCTCGCGCACGAACATATCAAGCCGATTTGCGCCATTCAGGAAGAGCTCGCCGCGAAGGTGGGCACGGTCAAGGCGGAGGTGCCCATCTACACCGTACCGGAGAACATCCTGACCCGCGTGCGCGAGCAGTTTGCCGAACAGGTGCTGCAAGCCATTCAGCAGCCTGATAAATCGGCGCGGGAGGAAGCCATCGAACTGCTCAAGGAGGAGATTGTGCAGGCACTGCTGCCGGAGTACCCGGAGCAGGAGACCGACCTGCGCGAAGCCGCCGACAAGGTGGTAAAGGAGCAGGTGCGCCGGCTCATTATCGAGCACAAGGTACGCCCCGATGGGCGAAAGTACGACGAAATCCGCCCCATCAGCTGCATGGTCGGGTTGCTGCCGAGGGTGCACGGTTCCGCCCTGTTCACCCGCGGGCAGACACAGGTGCTCACCAGCGTCACGCTGGGTCCGCTAGAGGAGGCACAGATTATCGACACGCTGGAGGAAGACGGGTTCAAGCGCTACATGCATTTCTACAACTTCCCGCCCTACAGCGTGGGCGAGACGCGCCCCCTGCGCGGACCTGGCAGGCGCGAAATCGGTCACGGCGCTCTGGCAGAACGTGCCCTGCGCCCCATGATTCCGCCCGAAGAGGAGTTCCCCTACGCCATCCTGCTCACCTCGGAGGTGCTGGAGTCCAACGGCTCCACCTCGATGGCGAGCGTGTGCGGCTCTACGCTGGCGCTGATGGATGCCGGTGTGCAGATTAAAGCGCCCGTCGCTGGCGTGGCAATGGGCTTGATGACGCAGGGCGACGATTGGGTGGTGCTCAGCGACATCCAGGGTATGGAGGACTTCTCCGGCGATATGGACTTCAAGGTCGCGGGCACGGCAAAGGGCATCACCGCTCTACAGCTGGATACCAAGATTTCAGGTATCCCGCGACCGGTGTTCGAGCGCGCACTGGAACAAGCGCGACAGGGCAGGCTATACATTCTGGAGAAGATGCTCGAAACCATCGACAAGCCGCGCGACCATATCAGCCCCTACGCTCCGCGCATCATCGTGATGGAGATCCATCCCGATAAAATCGGCGACGTTATCGGTCCAGGCGGGCGTATCATCAAGAAGATTCTCGCCGATACCGGCACGCGCATCCAGATCGAACAGGACGGGCGCGTGTACATCGCCGCCGATGATGAGGAGAGCGGTGAGCGGGCGCGCAAGATGATCGAGGATTTGACGCGCGATGTGGTGGTAGGCGAAACCTTCCTCGGAAAGGTCACGCGCACCTCGTCGCTAGGGGTGTTCGTGGAGATCCTGCCCGGTAAAGAAGGGCTGGTGCCGCTGTCGCAACTCTCCGAGCAGCGCGTGCGCCGTGCCGACGAGCTGGTGAAAGTGGGCGACGAGATTCTGGTGAAAGTGGTGGAGATAGACAACCTCGGCAGAATCAATCTGAGCGCACGCGGCTTACACAACGTGTTCAGCGGGCAATCTTCCAGCCCAGCTCAAACATCTGCTCCTCGCACAGGCGGCGGACATGAACCGCCTGGCTATGGTCGCGGTGGAGATGTGCGCCGTCACCGCGGTGACGACGATACACCACGAGCTAGATTCCGCCCGAAACGCTGA